The nucleotide sequence GGTGTCGATCCGCAGGCCGTTGGGGCACAGCCACCACAGGCGCGGACCGGCCAGGATCCGTTCGCAAAAGGCGCGCACGTAATCGCCGTCGTGGGTGAAGTTGTCGTCCACCACGTGGATCTCGTTGATCCCGTAGTCGCGCCGCAGCAGCTCGATCTCCTCGATCACGCTCTCCAACGGGCGGTAGCGCACGCGGCGGCCCGAGATCGCCGAGGCTCCGCAGAAGGTGCAGGGGTGCGGGCAGCCGCGGCTGATCGAGATCGGCGCCAGCGGGGTTGCGCGGTAGAACGCTCCCTGGGGCGCGGGGGGCGCCAGGTCGGGTCGCAGCAGATCCCAGCGCGGCAGCGGCACCTGCGCCAGGTCCACGCGGTCCAGCGGATTGGACTCGATTCCCGCATCAGTGCGGCGCACCAGCCCGGCCACCGAGGCGTAGTCGCTGCTGTTGTTTGCGATCAGCTCGATCAGCGCGGGCAGGGCGTTCTCCGCCTCGCCGCGGATCATCCAGTCGACCAAGTCGCCGTAGAATTCCCAGGCGCCCGCCGGGTCGGCGCTGGGGTCTGCGCCGCCGAGCACGATCGTCGCGTTCGGAGCAGCGTTACGCGCGGTCTGGATATAGGGTAAGTCCAGGCGGCGGCCGTAGGTGTTGACCTGGAAGCCGATCAGCTTGGGCCGAAACGACTCGATCTTGCTTGCCAGCCGCGCGGGCTTGGCGTGCA is from Candidatus Alcyoniella australis and encodes:
- a CDS encoding radical SAM protein; amino-acid sequence: MRVLLVKPRELSDSIQPNLGLGFLAAALSERHQVELFDAIRLHAKPARLASKIESFRPKLIGFQVNTYGRRLDLPYIQTARNAAPNATIVLGGADPSADPAGAWEFYGDLVDWMIRGEAENALPALIELIANNSSDYASVAGLVRRTDAGIESNPLDRVDLAQVPLPRWDLLRPDLAPPAPQGAFYRATPLAPISISRGCPHPCTFCGASAISGRRVRYRPLESVIEEIELLRRDYGINEIHVVDDNFTHDGDYVRAFCERILAGPRLWWLCPNGLRIDTLDRELVRLMFRAGCYSMNLGIESGSNRMLSLIRKNLTVEQVRSTAQMLHEEGFLLRGFFLYGFPTETRQERRQSLKLAMELPLAVGHFMLFHPFPGTSAYEALECGDYAGTWRRDAPTLAEVAFVPEGTTASRLKNEQRWALLRFHARPRVIIEILRNVRGPRHLVYLLLRIMRWLVGV